Proteins encoded within one genomic window of Bradyrhizobium sp. CB1717:
- a CDS encoding SDR family NAD(P)-dependent oxidoreductase, whose product MDPAAPDKVVHEIEAGGRKAIAINADVSNEEDVRSMFARAIDHFGTLHIVVNNAGLQRDEPFHDMTIEQWNKVQRQSHRPVPLCPGIRPRVQETRCREGHLGRRQALSHDLCPPGDTLGWARELCGIQRRRHADDAKRRPGVSSASTAWRRAPFGRSSIGPPGRPRRPAKIR is encoded by the coding sequence GTGGATCCCGCCGCGCCTGATAAGGTCGTCCATGAAATCGAGGCCGGTGGCCGGAAAGCGATCGCGATTAATGCGGACGTCAGCAACGAGGAGGATGTCCGCTCGATGTTCGCTCGGGCGATTGATCATTTCGGGACGCTGCACATCGTGGTGAACAACGCCGGATTGCAGCGCGACGAACCCTTTCACGACATGACCATCGAGCAGTGGAATAAGGTTCAGCGTCAATCTCACCGGCCAGTTCCTCTGTGCCCGGGAATCCGTCCGCGAGTTCAGGAGACGCGGTGTCGTGAAGGACATCTCGGCCGCCGGCAAGCTCTTTCGCATGACCTCTGCCCACCAGGAGATACCCTGGGCTGGGCACGCGAACTGTGCGGCATCCAAAGGCGGCGTCATGCAGATGATGCGAAGCGTCGCCCAGGAGTGTCATCCGCGTCAACGGCGTGGCGCCGGGCGCCATTCGGACGCTCATCAATCGGTCCGCCTGGGAGACCAAGGAGGCCTGCGAAAATCCGATGA
- a CDS encoding BA14K family protein, giving the protein MTRRRTFIVVAAAGAMLSSAASSTIAAPLMPTATTGPGPSVQQIQYRHWHGPYRHHHWHGPRYYGNGAAVLGGLAAGAIVGSAIANSQARANADAYCAQRYRSYDPGSGTYLGYDGERHPCP; this is encoded by the coding sequence ATGACGCGACGCAGAACTTTCATCGTCGTTGCGGCCGCCGGGGCGATGCTCTCGTCGGCTGCTTCATCGACAATCGCCGCCCCCCTGATGCCGACAGCGACAACCGGTCCTGGGCCGAGCGTGCAGCAGATTCAGTATCGGCATTGGCACGGGCCGTACCGGCACCATCATTGGCACGGACCCCGCTACTACGGTAACGGCGCGGCCGTCCTGGGCGGGCTGGCCGCCGGCGCGATCGTCGGCAGCGCGATCGCAAATAGCCAAGCGCGTGCAAATGCCGACGCCTACTGCGCGCAGCGCTATCGCTCCTACGATCCGGGCTCAGGCACCTATCTGGGATACGATGGAGAGCGTCACCCCTGTCCCTGA
- a CDS encoding SDR family oxidoreductase, producing MAPGAIRTLINRSAWETKEACENPMTLVPYKRIGEPDDVAQAVAWRVSDAADYVTGLALFIDGGMMLFPGFATGGTAG from the coding sequence GTGGCGCCGGGCGCCATTCGGACGCTCATCAATCGGTCCGCCTGGGAGACCAAGGAGGCCTGCGAAAATCCGATGACGCTTGTGCCCTACAAGCGCATAGGCGAGCCCGACGATGTTGCCCAGGCAGTCGCTTGGCGCGTCTCCGATGCGGCCGACTACGTCACGGGCCTGGCCCTGTTCATCGACGGTGGCATGATGCTGTTCCCCGGGTTTGCGACCGGCGGTACCGCCGGCTAG